In Brachypodium distachyon strain Bd21 chromosome 2, Brachypodium_distachyon_v3.0, whole genome shotgun sequence, one genomic interval encodes:
- the LOC100823857 gene encoding 5' exonuclease Apollo has protein sequence MCLREYYNFSHDNIPLRNGRSIYTRLAFSFLARVSSFSLLHPFRKVTNHPKTQQPRGGGGALATGDWRAMDEGVVSVDKFSGGSQAYFLTHLHQDHTRGLDAVRGWRHGPLYCSPITARLLPTRFPGIDVSLLRPIAPGASASLSLTSPISGRPISLLVTAIPALHCPGSLMYLFRGDLGCRLYTGDFRWELGCEEARSAKKALLHALAGDSVDVLYLDNTYCYPSLNFPPRRVVAEQIVNIIQAHPDHEVIIGVDTLGKEDLLLHLSRALQMKIWVWPQRLLTMHLLGIDDNQEIFTTQTSLTRIRAVPRYSLTIESLEALNTVCPTIGIMPSGIPWLWKNSEGKAKSSGKSPTKSFRCKAQERDVGTIEMDYDPLSPPKLFENDSYALPYSEHACFSELEAFMQAVRPSTVMGIVSRSFCYVNPRHHFGHLCRDDVYSDKTPVKKSGHTGSLTPKRRPSGSKTPKERMVRISSSTLFRSRVIMKRKECRGARIEEPEEPIGVT, from the exons ATGTGTCTGAGGGAGTATTATAATTTTAGTCATGATAATATCCCTCTTAGaaatggaaggagtatatACACACGGCTAGCATTTTCGTTTTTGGCGCGCGTCTCCTCTTTTTCCCTCCTTCACCCTTTCAGAAAGGTCACAAATCACCCAAAAACGCAGCAgccgcgaggcggcggcggcgcattGGCGACTGGCGACTGGCGAGCCATGGACGAAGGAGTGGTGTCCGTGGATAAGTtcagcggcggcagccagGCCTACTTCCTGACGCACCTCCACCAGGACCACACCCGCGGCCTCGACGCCGTGCGCGGGTGGCGCCACGGCCCGCTCTACTGCTCCCCCATCACGGCGCGGCTCCTCCCCACCCGCTTCCCGGGGATCGACGTCTCCCTTCTCCGGCCCATCGCGCccggcgcctccgcctccctgTCGCTCACCTCCCCAATCTCCGGCCGCCCCATCTCCCTTCTCGTCACCGCCATCCCCGCCCTCCACTGCCCCG GTTCGCTCATGTACCTCTTCCGCGGCGATCTCGGATGCAGGCTGTACACTGGGGATTTCCGGTGGGAGTTGGGATGTGAGGAGGCGCGGTCCGCTAAGAAGGCGCTTCTCCACGCGCTTGCCGGGGATAGCGTGGACGTGCTCTATTTGGACAACACGTACTGCTACCCTTCGCTCAACTTCCCTCCACGCCGCGTCGTCGCTGAGCAG ATAGTTAATATTATCCAGGCTCATCCTGATCATGAAGTTATTATTGGTGTTGATACTCTTGGAAAAGAAGACCTCTTGCTTCATTTATCCAGAGCTCTGCAAATGAAG ATATGGGTCTGGCCCCAGCGCCTACTCACAATGCACCTTCTAGGTATTGATGACAACCAGGAGATCTTCACAACGCAGACCAGCTTGACGAGGATCCGTGCTGTTCCAAGATACAGTCTGACCATTGAGAGTCTTGAAGCTTTAAACACAGTATGCCCAACTATTGGAATCATGCCTTCCGGTATCCCCTGGCTATGGAAAAACAGTGAGGGAAAGGCCAAGTCTAGTGGTAAATCACCAACAAAATCTTTCAGATGCAAAGCACAAGAGCGGGATGTAGGCACAATAGAAATGGACTATGACCCCTTGTCACCACCGAAGCTATTTGAGAATGATTCTTATGCTCTGCCATACTCCGAGCATGCTTGTTTCTCAGAGTTAGAGGCTTTTATGCAAGCAGTGCGACCGTCAACAGTTATGGGAATCGTCAGCAGATCATTTTGTTATGTGAACCCTCGCCATCACTTCGGTCATCTTTGTAGAGATGATGTGTACTCTGACAAGACACCTGTAAAGAAAAGTGGACATACTGGAAGCTTGACACCTAAGAGAAGACCGAGTGGTTCAAAGACCCCGAAAGAAAGGATGGTCAGGATTTCTAGTTCAACATTGTTCAGAAGCAGAGTTATAATGAAAAGGAAGGAGTGTCGTGGTGCAAGGATAGAAGAACCTGAAGAACCTATCGGTGTCACTTGA
- the LOC100824166 gene encoding universal stress protein PHOS32: MAANSSSPSAGGGDVASPSLPPVRLSAAQAATIQPSSPRYFFSSLAGGNASSHRRIAIAVDLSDESAFAVRWAVQNYLRPGDAVVLLHVRPTSVLYGADWGSIPVSVSDDDGSADGEDAPAATAEGAEAASAEELQKKREEDFDTFTSTKSQDLAQPLVAAQIPFKIHVVKDHDMKERLCLEAERLGLSAMIMGSRGFGASRKGGKGRLGSVSDYCVHHCVCPVVVVRYPDDAAGIAGEAAGATDELHTVPEDEPVYHDAPDAHKEN, translated from the exons ATGGCGGCTaactcctcctccccgtcggccggcggcggcgacgtggcCTCCCCTTCGCTGCCGCCGGTGCGTCTctcggcggcgcaggcggcgacgATCCAGCCCTCCTCCCCGCGCTACTTCTTCTCctcgctggccggcggcaACGCCTCCTCCCACCGGCGcatcgccatcgccgtcgACCTCTCCGACGAGTCCGCCTTCGCAGTTCGCTGGGCCGTGCAGAACTACCTCCGTCCCGGTGACGCCGTTGTTCTCCTGCACGTGCGACCCACCTCCGTCCTCTACGGGGCCGACTGGGGCTCCATCCCCGTCTCCGtctccgacgacgacggcagcgccgacggcgaggacgCCCCCGCGGCCACCGCTGAGGGCGCCGAGGCGGCCTCCGCGGAGGAGCTGCAGAAGAAGCGAGAGGAGGACTTTGACACCTTCACATCGACCAAGTCTCAGGACCTGGCGCAGCCGCTGGTCGCTGCACAGATCCCCTTTAAGATCCACGTCGTCAAGGATCATGACATGAAGGAGCGGTTATGCCTCGAGGCCGAGCGCCTTGGCTTGTCCGCTATGATCATGGGAAGCCGTGGCTTCGGTGCCTCGCGGAAGGGTGGGAAGGGGAGACTCGGGAGTGTTAGTGATTATTGTGTGCATCACTGTGTCTGCCCGGTTGTGGTTGTTCGCTACCCGGATGATGCTGCAGGTATCGCTGGGGAGGCAGCAGGAGCAACAGATGAGCTGCACACTGTGCCTGAGGATGAGCCAGTGTATCATGATGCACCTGACGCTCACAAAG AAAACTGA
- the LOC100824478 gene encoding frataxin, mitochondrial, whose amino-acid sequence MASRKLLLGIRTARRFSSRAPVLLSAPAILGTSTASSPAAAATSKPSGRSPWVLLFSSRALSSTIPLQQAAGDAPVTPAVDHTSVMPEDKFHKLADETIHYLLDKLEEYGDSQQMDGFDIDYGNQVLTLRLGDLGTYVVNKQTPNRQIWLSSPVSGPSRFDWDATTNSWVYRRTGANLMQLLEKEVGELCGTPVELS is encoded by the exons ATGGCGTCTCGGAAGCTTCTCCTTGGCATCAGGACGGCAAGGCGATTCAGCTCTCGTGCCCCCGTACTCCTCTCGGCCCCAGCCATCCTGGGAACCTCCACTGCTAGCTCCCCAGCTGCTGCCGCCACGTCGAAGCCGTCAGGCAGATCACCGTGGGTGCTGCTCTTCTCTTCTAGGGCCTTGTCCTCGACGATTCCGTTGCAACAGGCCGCTGGAGATGCACCTGTCACACCCGCGGTGGACCATAC GTCGGTAATGCCAGAAGATAAATTCCATAAGTTAGCAGATGAGACGATACATTATTTGCTTGACAAACTTGAG GAATATGGTGATTCTCAACAGATGGATGGCTTCGACATAGACTATGGG AATCAAGTTCTGACATTGAGGCTAGGCGATCTTGGGACTTATGTTGTAAATAAGCAAACACCAAACAGACAAATCTGGCTATCTTCACCTGTGAG CGGCCCTTCTAGGTTTGATTGGGATGCAACAACCAATAGTTGGGTGTACCGGCGGACTGGAGCAAACCTTATGCAACTTCTGGAGAAGGAGGTCGGTGAGCTCTGTGGCACTCCAGTAGAACTTTCATAA
- the LOC100846909 gene encoding calcium-binding protein PBP1: MQKPDQPFSIPRPSSSPIRCTMGADRVSSVQFEDFLPTMARKLGAEGLIQELCKGFQLLMDPRTGRITFQSLKRNAARLGLGELQEDELSEMIREGDMDGDGVLDQTEFCILMVRLSPELMEAVTLTRGNVDVI, encoded by the coding sequence ATGCAGAAACCAGACCAGCCATTCTCGATTCCCCGTCCTTCGTCATCACCAATCAGGTGCACCATGGGCGCCGACAGGGTCTCGTCCGTGCAGTTTGAGGACTTCCTGCCAACGATGGCAAGGAAGCTCGGCGCGGAGGGGCTGATCCAGGAACTCTGCAAGGGGTTTCAGCTGCTCATGGACCCTAGGACCGGCAGGATCACCTTCCAGAGCCTGAAGAGAAATGCAGCCAGGCTGGGGCTAGGAGAGCTCCAGGAAGACGAGCTCTCAGAGATGATCAGAGAGGGCGACATGGACGGCGATGGCGTCCTGGATCAAACGGAGTTCTGCATTCTCATGGTCAGACTGAGCCCTGAGCTGATGGAGGCAGTCACACTCACACGAGGGAATGTTGATGTAATTTGA